A DNA window from Vibrio sp. CDRSL-10 TSBA contains the following coding sequences:
- the ltnD gene encoding L-threonate dehydrogenase has protein sequence MDNQTVKSVAVIGLGSMGMGAAKSCVRAGLDVYGVDLNPTALETLGNYGAKAVANDAKQFAQELDAVLLLVINAKQVKAVLFDSGLAANLKPKTAVMVSATISAQDAKEIEAGLNAYDLLMLDAPVSGGAVKAEAGEMTIMASGSEQAFAKLAPVLEATAGKVYNIGTEIGLGATVKIIHQLLAGVHIAAGAEAMALAARANIPLDLMYDVVTNAAGNSWMFENRMKHVVDGDYSPKSMVDIFVKDLNLVADTAQDLRFPLPLASTALNMFTSASNAGYGQQDDSAVIKIFDGINLPGTEK, from the coding sequence ATGGATAATCAAACAGTTAAATCAGTTGCTGTTATCGGCTTAGGCTCGATGGGGATGGGTGCAGCAAAATCCTGTGTGCGCGCCGGACTGGATGTATACGGTGTCGACCTCAACCCGACGGCACTGGAAACATTAGGTAACTACGGTGCCAAAGCCGTCGCCAATGATGCCAAGCAGTTCGCTCAAGAATTGGATGCGGTACTGCTGCTGGTGATCAACGCCAAACAAGTCAAAGCCGTACTGTTTGATTCTGGTCTGGCTGCCAACCTGAAACCGAAAACCGCGGTGATGGTCTCAGCAACCATCTCAGCCCAGGATGCGAAAGAGATCGAAGCAGGCCTGAATGCCTACGACCTGTTGATGCTGGATGCGCCGGTATCCGGCGGTGCGGTCAAAGCGGAAGCCGGTGAGATGACCATCATGGCCTCCGGCTCAGAGCAGGCGTTTGCCAAACTGGCACCGGTACTGGAAGCCACTGCGGGCAAAGTTTACAACATCGGCACTGAAATTGGCCTGGGTGCCACAGTCAAGATCATCCACCAACTGCTGGCAGGCGTGCATATTGCAGCAGGCGCTGAAGCGATGGCGCTGGCCGCGCGTGCCAATATTCCACTCGATCTGATGTACGACGTGGTGACCAACGCAGCCGGCAATTCCTGGATGTTTGAAAACCGCATGAAACACGTCGTCGACGGCGACTACTCACCGAAATCCATGGTCGATATTTTCGTTAAAGATCTCAATCTGGTCGCCGACACGGCGCAAGATCTGCGCTTCCCGCTGCCGCTGGCCAGCACCGCACTCAACATGTTTACTTCGGCCAGCAACGCAGGTTACGGCCAGCAGGATGACAGTGCCGTGATCAAGATCTTTGATGGCATCAACCTACCAGGCACGGAGAAGTAA
- a CDS encoding DeoR/GlpR family DNA-binding transcription regulator: protein MIPAERHKTILSLLSQQEVISINELVEQLAVSHMTIRRDIAKLEKQGKVLSVSGGVQLSTVLHHEPSHDAKATQHADEKAQIGQIASRLVPRNATVYLDAGTTTLEIAHHLAARDDLLFITNDFVIAAYLMHNSESNLYHTGGRIDRENQSCVGSKVADFLAGMNVDVSFVSTSSWNLRGISTPSEPKVIVKKAVAAAGQKVILVSDSSKYGKVATFHALDIQMFDVIVTDASFPLSVRQELEEKGIQVLMEPTPAISSALSA from the coding sequence ATGATTCCAGCAGAACGCCACAAAACCATTTTGTCACTCCTTTCACAGCAAGAAGTTATCAGCATCAATGAACTGGTAGAGCAGTTGGCTGTATCACACATGACCATTCGGCGTGATATCGCCAAGCTGGAAAAGCAGGGCAAGGTGCTGTCTGTGTCCGGCGGCGTGCAGTTAAGTACTGTGTTACATCATGAACCTTCCCATGATGCCAAGGCGACCCAGCACGCCGATGAAAAAGCTCAGATTGGTCAGATCGCCAGTCGGCTGGTGCCGCGCAATGCGACCGTCTATTTAGATGCCGGTACCACGACGCTGGAGATTGCGCATCACCTGGCGGCGCGGGATGATTTGTTGTTTATCACTAACGATTTTGTGATTGCGGCTTACCTGATGCACAACAGCGAAAGCAATCTGTATCACACCGGCGGACGAATCGACCGCGAAAACCAATCCTGCGTTGGCAGTAAAGTGGCGGATTTTCTGGCTGGCATGAACGTGGATGTCTCGTTTGTTTCGACCTCATCCTGGAACCTGCGCGGTATTTCCACCCCGAGTGAGCCAAAAGTGATTGTGAAAAAAGCGGTGGCCGCTGCCGGTCAGAAAGTGATTCTGGTCTCTGATTCGTCCAAATATGGCAAAGTCGCCACATTCCACGCACTCGATATCCAGATGTTTGATGTGATTGTGACTGATGCCTCTTTTCCCCTCAGCGTGCGTCAGGAACTGGAAGAAAAAGGTATTCAGGTGCTGATGGAACCAACCCCTGCTATCAGTAGTGCGCTTTCCGCTTAA
- a CDS encoding PAS domain-containing methyl-accepting chemotaxis protein yields MPVSPVRVQQFILLLQGKFLDASARFLKVVGYSLEEVKGKHHRLFCPPEFADSPEYRQFWSELAAGKAKRGQFLRRDKQGRDVWLEATYIPIQQDGKVVRVMKIANNITEIYEESVDDKALLQAIHRSNAVVEFTPDGKVVDANENFLRTMGYRSLDEIKGQHHQIFCPPEFYQENPTFWRDLASGKVKKGLFRRLSRHGETIWIEATYNPVFNHNGKVIKVTKVAINITKRMERQLAIQKAAEMAHSTSVETAQVSERGAEILQQNLTNSEKISADIEQSSRLVEELNTQSEDIAKIVTTIKAIADQTNLLALNAAIEAARAGEHGRGFAVVADEVRTLASRTTKSTEEINSMVDRNSQLVEDVRKSMFGVTDQAGKNEDLIAEASEIIGEILKGAEYVSHTVGDLVNNTND; encoded by the coding sequence TTGCCAGTATCGCCAGTTCGTGTGCAACAATTTATTTTACTCCTGCAGGGGAAGTTTCTTGATGCCAGTGCCCGCTTTCTGAAAGTGGTGGGTTACAGTCTGGAGGAGGTCAAGGGCAAACATCACCGTCTCTTTTGTCCGCCGGAATTTGCCGACAGCCCGGAGTATCGCCAGTTCTGGAGTGAACTCGCAGCAGGGAAAGCCAAGCGGGGCCAGTTTTTGCGGCGTGATAAGCAGGGTCGGGATGTCTGGCTGGAAGCCACCTACATTCCGATTCAGCAGGATGGTAAAGTGGTGCGGGTGATGAAAATTGCCAACAATATCACCGAGATCTACGAAGAGTCAGTCGATGATAAGGCGTTGCTGCAGGCGATTCATCGCTCCAACGCGGTGGTCGAGTTTACCCCGGACGGTAAAGTGGTCGATGCGAATGAAAACTTTCTGCGCACCATGGGCTACCGTAGCTTGGATGAGATTAAGGGGCAGCATCACCAAATCTTTTGTCCGCCGGAGTTTTATCAGGAAAATCCGACATTCTGGCGCGATCTGGCCAGTGGCAAAGTGAAAAAAGGTTTGTTTCGCCGTCTGAGCCGCCATGGCGAAACGATCTGGATTGAAGCGACTTACAATCCGGTCTTTAATCACAATGGTAAAGTCATTAAGGTCACCAAAGTCGCCATCAATATCACCAAACGTATGGAGCGTCAGCTGGCGATCCAAAAGGCGGCCGAAATGGCGCACAGCACGTCGGTTGAAACCGCTCAGGTTTCAGAGCGCGGCGCTGAAATTTTGCAGCAGAACCTCACCAATTCAGAGAAAATCTCCGCAGATATTGAGCAGTCCTCGCGTCTGGTTGAGGAGCTAAATACTCAGTCGGAGGACATTGCGAAAATAGTCACCACCATCAAAGCCATTGCTGATCAGACCAACCTGCTGGCGCTCAATGCTGCAATAGAAGCGGCCCGGGCCGGTGAGCACGGCCGTGGTTTTGCTGTGGTCGCGGATGAAGTCCGCACGCTGGCATCGCGTACTACCAAGTCGACGGAAGAAATCAACAGTATGGTGGATCGCAACAGTCAGCTGGTGGAAGACGTACGTAAAAGTATGTTTGGGGTGACTGATCAGGCGGGGAAAAATGAGGATCTGATTGCGGAAGCATCGGAAATTATTGGTGAAATCCTCAAAGGTGCTGAATACGTTTCTCACACAGTGGGTGATTTGGTCAACAACACCAATGATTAA
- a CDS encoding FAD-dependent oxidoreductase has translation MKYDVVVVGAGSMGMAAGYFLARQGKKVLLMDAFDPPHHHASHHGETRIIRYAYGEGKEYVPLALRAKALWEELEQHSGQTLFLQTGVLNMGAESSRFIQTLIASAEKYQLPLEILNADQVHARFPGITLPENYIGCFESTSGVSALRGLHCRIS, from the coding sequence TTGAAATACGATGTCGTGGTAGTGGGTGCCGGTTCGATGGGAATGGCCGCAGGCTATTTCCTGGCCAGACAAGGTAAGAAAGTACTGCTGATGGATGCGTTTGATCCGCCACACCATCATGCCAGTCACCACGGAGAGACCCGTATCATTCGTTACGCTTACGGTGAAGGTAAAGAATACGTACCTTTGGCGCTGCGTGCGAAAGCATTGTGGGAAGAGCTGGAACAGCACAGTGGCCAGACACTGTTTTTGCAAACGGGTGTGCTCAATATGGGCGCTGAAAGCTCGCGCTTCATTCAGACTCTGATTGCCAGCGCTGAAAAATATCAATTGCCGCTGGAAATTCTCAATGCAGATCAGGTTCATGCCCGTTTCCCTGGCATCACACTGCCGGAAAATTATATCGGCTGCTTCGAATCGACTTCCGGCGTTTCTGCGCTGCGAGGATTGCATTGCCGCATATCGTGA
- the solA gene encoding N-methyl-L-tryptophan oxidase yields MPVSLASHCRKIISAASNRLPAFLRCEDCIAAYRDLALAHGAELLTYHPLQDIKATDEGVTLYSGDKVIEADKVIVSAGAWATKLIAKLDFALPMQPNRKTFAWFEAEEAVYGQDVFPAFSFDSPQGIYYGFPSIDGAGLKMGRHDGGERQDPDQEIAEYDTLTDSVDLERFLATVMPQTQGLKYGKTCMYSMTADEHFIIDTHPQHSNVIIAAGFSGHGFKFASVIGEILSDLAAKGTTEHDISLFSLQRFR; encoded by the coding sequence ATGCCCGTTTCCCTGGCATCACACTGCCGGAAAATTATATCGGCTGCTTCGAATCGACTTCCGGCGTTTCTGCGCTGCGAGGATTGCATTGCCGCATATCGTGATCTTGCTCTGGCACACGGTGCTGAGCTGCTGACCTACCATCCGCTGCAGGATATCAAAGCAACGGATGAGGGTGTCACGCTGTACAGCGGCGATAAAGTGATTGAAGCCGATAAAGTCATTGTGTCTGCCGGCGCTTGGGCGACCAAACTGATTGCCAAACTTGATTTTGCGCTGCCGATGCAGCCAAACCGCAAAACCTTCGCCTGGTTTGAAGCAGAGGAAGCGGTATATGGCCAGGATGTATTTCCGGCCTTTTCGTTCGACTCGCCACAAGGGATTTACTACGGCTTCCCGAGCATTGATGGTGCCGGCCTGAAAATGGGACGTCATGACGGTGGTGAGCGGCAGGACCCGGACCAGGAGATTGCTGAATATGATACGCTGACCGACAGTGTTGATCTGGAGCGATTCCTGGCCACCGTGATGCCACAGACTCAAGGTCTCAAGTACGGCAAAACCTGTATGTACAGTATGACCGCAGATGAGCACTTCATTATCGACACTCATCCGCAGCACAGCAACGTGATTATCGCCGCCGGATTCTCAGGGCACGGTTTCAAGTTTGCCAGCGTGATTGGTGAGATTCTCAGTGATTTGGCCGCGAAAGGGACAACTGAGCACGATATCTCGCTGTTTTCACTGCAGCGTTTTCGCTGA
- a CDS encoding LysR family transcriptional regulator yields MDRLTAMRSFVEVANTNSFTKAADNLNLSRLQVSRHVQEVEDWLRQRLLHRTTRKVSLTAAGEEALRHCEQILDQTAELEIRALEQAQSLSGSIRISAPIGLAQHLLLDTVQAFTELHPQVRIDILASDRLSQLVDDRVDVALRFTQQPDASLIARRLIIVDTVVCATPHYLANHDRISEPADLAQHNCFVHLTNHHWDFVRDNQHFSVKVSGTISANDMAILRRAALSHKGVVWLPCDLANPYLASGELVRVLPQYHSPSSGLWAVYLSRSYQTPLVRQFIDFLAQSWQHDIKVAG; encoded by the coding sequence ATGGATCGACTGACCGCGATGCGCAGCTTTGTTGAAGTCGCCAATACCAACAGTTTCACCAAAGCCGCCGATAATCTGAATCTGAGCCGTTTACAGGTTTCACGCCATGTACAGGAAGTTGAAGACTGGCTGCGGCAGCGTCTATTACACCGCACCACACGTAAAGTCAGCCTGACCGCTGCCGGTGAAGAAGCGCTCAGACACTGTGAACAGATCCTCGATCAGACGGCAGAACTGGAGATTCGCGCGCTGGAACAGGCGCAGTCACTGAGCGGCAGCATCCGGATCTCAGCGCCGATAGGTCTCGCCCAGCACCTGCTGCTCGATACCGTGCAGGCATTTACCGAACTGCATCCTCAGGTAAGGATTGATATTCTGGCCTCAGACCGCCTGTCCCAACTGGTCGATGATCGGGTTGACGTGGCGCTACGCTTTACCCAGCAACCGGATGCCAGCCTGATTGCCCGCCGCTTAATCATCGTTGATACCGTGGTTTGCGCAACTCCGCACTATCTGGCCAATCATGACCGTATAAGTGAACCGGCCGATCTTGCGCAGCACAACTGCTTTGTCCATCTCACCAATCATCATTGGGACTTTGTGCGTGACAATCAGCACTTTTCGGTCAAAGTTTCAGGCACGATCAGTGCCAATGATATGGCGATATTACGTCGTGCGGCTCTCAGCCATAAAGGTGTGGTCTGGCTGCCCTGTGACCTGGCCAATCCCTATTTGGCAAGTGGCGAATTAGTCAGAGTATTACCTCAGTATCATTCCCCGAGCAGTGGTTTATGGGCGGTGTATCTGTCACGCAGTTATCAGACTCCGCTGGTGCGCCAGTTTATCGATTTTCTCGCCCAGAGCTGGCAGCACGATATAAAAGTGGCGGGATAA
- a CDS encoding NAD(P)-dependent oxidoreductase: MKVAVFGATGWIGSHIVEEVKAHGHDVVAIARDPSKVTAQGVEVRQFDLTGNAQLASVLEGVDAVIASIGGRAAGNHEIVANTAKNMLEQLPAAGIERLLWVGGAGSLEVAPGVQLFTVPDFPAEYKPESLAQGEALQVFKNSDSAVQWTFICPAAEIFPGDKQGAYRVTVDQFMTDAEGNSRISVADYAAALVDELDSGDHPRQRIGFAY, translated from the coding sequence ATGAAAGTAGCAGTATTCGGTGCAACAGGTTGGATTGGTAGCCACATCGTTGAAGAAGTGAAAGCACATGGTCATGACGTGGTTGCCATTGCCCGTGACCCGTCTAAAGTGACCGCACAAGGTGTCGAAGTGCGCCAATTTGATTTGACCGGTAATGCGCAACTGGCTTCGGTACTGGAAGGCGTGGATGCGGTGATTGCTTCTATCGGTGGCCGTGCGGCGGGTAACCACGAAATCGTTGCCAATACAGCGAAAAACATGCTTGAGCAATTGCCTGCAGCCGGTATTGAACGTCTGCTTTGGGTCGGCGGCGCCGGTTCACTGGAAGTGGCTCCTGGTGTTCAACTGTTCACCGTACCTGACTTCCCGGCTGAATATAAACCTGAATCTCTGGCTCAGGGTGAAGCTTTGCAAGTATTCAAAAACAGCGACAGTGCTGTGCAATGGACCTTCATCTGTCCGGCTGCAGAAATTTTCCCTGGCGATAAACAAGGCGCTTACCGCGTGACTGTCGACCAGTTTATGACTGACGCAGAAGGCAACAGCCGCATCTCTGTTGCTGATTACGCCGCGGCGCTGGTTGATGAGCTCGATAGTGGCGACCATCCACGTCAGCGTATTGGTTTCGCTTACTAA
- a CDS encoding sulfite exporter TauE/SafE family protein: MDYFNSTVLLAMFLIFVGSFVQTAIGFGLAIVAAPLLIMVSPDYVPAPICLVALFISLLSAVKHRSNISIGGLKMALIGRIPGSIAGGLLLVWVSTEVLTLWLGLLVLFAVAVSLLPFRIEPTPTRMGIAGFFSGFFGTSSAIGGPPMALLLQHQEANQLRGNLSAFFVFSSIISLLVQIPTGFLTVYHLLITIPLIPSAWLGYALARKTTQTLPKEKIRSGALVLCLLSGLTALIKGLM, encoded by the coding sequence ATGGACTATTTTAACAGCACGGTACTTCTTGCTATGTTTCTTATCTTTGTCGGTTCGTTTGTGCAAACGGCGATTGGATTTGGCCTGGCGATTGTTGCCGCACCGCTGCTGATCATGGTGTCGCCTGACTATGTACCAGCACCGATTTGTCTGGTGGCGCTGTTTATTTCGCTGTTGAGCGCCGTTAAACATCGCAGCAATATTTCGATTGGCGGCCTGAAAATGGCGTTGATTGGTCGCATTCCCGGCTCAATTGCCGGCGGCTTACTGCTGGTGTGGGTCTCAACGGAAGTATTAACGCTTTGGCTCGGTTTACTGGTGCTGTTTGCGGTGGCGGTGAGCCTGTTGCCGTTTCGGATTGAACCTACCCCGACCCGGATGGGCATTGCCGGTTTCTTCTCCGGCTTTTTTGGCACCAGCAGTGCGATTGGCGGTCCGCCGATGGCCTTGCTGCTGCAGCATCAGGAAGCCAATCAGTTGCGCGGCAATTTATCCGCTTTTTTTGTCTTCAGTTCAATTATCTCACTGTTGGTGCAGATCCCGACCGGCTTTCTGACCGTGTATCATTTACTGATCACGATTCCGCTTATCCCGTCTGCGTGGCTCGGTTACGCATTGGCGCGCAAAACGACTCAAACCCTGCCGAAAGAAAAAATCCGTTCCGGCGCACTGGTGCTGTGTTTACTGAGTGGCTTGACCGCACTGATTAAAGGTCTGATGTAA
- a CDS encoding YccF domain-containing protein, with protein MLRAIGNIIWFLCGGVVMGLAWWFFGLLAFISIIGIPWGRACFVIGTFSFFPFGQEAISRRELSGEYDIGTSEFGVIGNVIWFLLAGIWLALGHLASAVACFITIIGIPFALQHLKLAVISLAPIGQTVVPKEVAMRARYGQRR; from the coding sequence GTGCTGAGAGCAATTGGTAATATTATCTGGTTTTTATGCGGCGGCGTTGTTATGGGCCTGGCGTGGTGGTTTTTTGGCTTGCTGGCGTTTATCAGCATTATCGGTATTCCTTGGGGACGGGCTTGTTTTGTGATCGGGACTTTTTCCTTCTTCCCGTTCGGGCAGGAGGCAATTTCACGGCGTGAACTGAGTGGCGAATATGATATCGGTACCAGCGAATTTGGTGTGATTGGTAATGTGATTTGGTTTCTGCTGGCGGGTATCTGGCTGGCGCTGGGCCATCTGGCTTCAGCGGTGGCGTGTTTTATTACCATCATCGGTATTCCGTTTGCGTTGCAACATCTCAAACTGGCGGTGATTTCTCTGGCGCCGATTGGTCAGACTGTGGTGCCGAAAGAAGTCGCGATGCGCGCCAGATATGGTCAGCGCCGTTAA
- a CDS encoding glycerol kinase — MADKRSTSAKLSTSALAKQRNLDAKQLFADLKKAGYINRFDDQWILTDLGAKFGGEYAQHPKFGPFIVWPNNLLIDLSATSGQTLSATQVGDYFKLNPKKINQLFSELGWITKGDTGWVATPSGLRVGARQREDKGSEQKFVFWHDSIRHNPHLRQSVIEFLGQDADEHATDKSFTSFRHKFAAKHRTLDGHYVRSVGELLIDNWLYLAGLVHAYQRPLPIEKSVMSDFYLPGGKIYIQYWGTDGAPIEEKHRQQTRALYTEHQFNLIEIEPDEVQQLDDILPARLRAFGIHAY; from the coding sequence ATGGCAGACAAACGTTCGACTTCAGCCAAACTATCCACTTCAGCGCTGGCCAAACAGAGAAATCTCGATGCCAAGCAGTTGTTCGCCGATTTGAAAAAAGCCGGCTACATCAACCGTTTTGACGATCAGTGGATCTTAACCGACCTCGGCGCCAAGTTCGGTGGTGAGTATGCCCAACACCCTAAATTCGGACCTTTTATCGTCTGGCCCAACAATTTACTCATCGATCTGAGCGCCACCAGCGGACAAACTCTCAGCGCGACACAGGTGGGTGACTACTTCAAACTCAATCCAAAGAAAATTAATCAGCTGTTCAGTGAACTGGGCTGGATAACGAAAGGAGATACCGGCTGGGTTGCCACGCCATCAGGTTTACGAGTCGGGGCCAGGCAGAGAGAAGATAAAGGTTCGGAGCAGAAGTTTGTCTTCTGGCATGACTCCATCCGTCACAACCCGCATTTACGCCAGTCGGTGATTGAATTTCTCGGTCAGGATGCCGATGAGCATGCCACGGATAAATCGTTCACCAGCTTTCGTCATAAGTTTGCTGCCAAACACCGCACGCTGGATGGCCATTACGTGCGTTCGGTCGGTGAGCTGTTGATTGACAACTGGTTATATCTAGCCGGCTTAGTCCACGCCTATCAACGCCCGTTGCCGATTGAGAAAAGCGTGATGAGTGACTTTTATCTGCCGGGCGGTAAAATATACATCCAGTACTGGGGAACCGACGGCGCTCCCATTGAGGAGAAACACCGCCAGCAAACCCGAGCTTTATATACAGAGCACCAATTCAACCTGATTGAAATTGAACCGGATGAAGTGCAGCAGTTAGACGATATTCTGCCCGCACGGCTGCGTGCTTTCGGTATTCACGCTTATTGA
- a CDS encoding nuclear transport factor 2 family protein: MSFQSARQSSERDTIREMIEQFGQCWLEGEAAAMPLLMQQEVQLISHQHGEHKGRDAVLQALSRDTAAAALLGQTSNHYIAVDGDQAAASMYLFGLKPGHKRQYFLFGAALVMRLQRHENGWLFSEIRLQVNWSHGDRGLMSHWKNVPGEHGWKMGDEPPVLVSELHSPWALLPDAPVPESLPEALSELYARYSFAVDQNDMSLLTTAYSQDISGGFAPVGNFSGHDKVISILKNFRHLASVWQHFAHVVRVEDEGDGRHAKMIIARIIPEPRSMNKVARCTGRTISCGYDWKMIISGVSAGPIIVLVGLPRMMCRNLILAGQPPDKHLLQAHSIDMSSGLLGFLMTTSGVNMAQDWI; this comes from the coding sequence ATGAGTTTTCAATCCGCACGCCAGTCTTCTGAGCGTGACACCATACGCGAGATGATCGAGCAGTTCGGACAATGCTGGCTGGAAGGCGAAGCGGCTGCTATGCCGCTGCTAATGCAGCAGGAAGTGCAACTCATCAGCCATCAGCACGGTGAGCACAAGGGACGGGATGCTGTTTTACAGGCGCTGAGCCGAGATACGGCCGCTGCGGCTTTACTGGGACAGACGTCCAATCATTATATTGCTGTCGATGGCGATCAGGCTGCCGCGAGTATGTATCTGTTTGGCCTAAAACCAGGTCATAAACGCCAGTATTTCCTGTTTGGTGCCGCGCTGGTGATGCGCTTGCAGCGCCACGAAAACGGCTGGCTGTTTAGTGAAATTCGACTGCAGGTTAACTGGTCACATGGTGACCGAGGCCTGATGTCGCACTGGAAAAATGTACCGGGCGAGCATGGCTGGAAAATGGGTGATGAGCCACCGGTACTGGTGAGTGAGCTGCATTCGCCTTGGGCGCTTTTACCTGATGCTCCAGTGCCGGAATCATTGCCGGAGGCATTATCTGAGCTTTATGCGCGTTACTCATTTGCAGTGGACCAAAATGATATGAGTCTGCTGACGACCGCTTACAGCCAGGATATTTCCGGAGGATTTGCGCCGGTCGGGAATTTTTCCGGCCATGATAAGGTGATTAGCATTCTGAAAAACTTCCGCCATCTGGCTTCGGTCTGGCAGCATTTTGCACACGTGGTACGGGTGGAAGATGAAGGTGACGGTCGCCATGCCAAGATGATCATCGCGCGCATTATTCCTGAGCCCCGGTCGATGAACAAGGTCGCCAGGTGTACGGGGCGCACTATCAGTTGCGGGTACGACTGGAAGATGATCATCAGTGGCGTATCTGCTGGACCGATTATCGTACTGGTTGGTTTACCCAGGATGATGTGCCGGAATTTGATATTGGCCGGGCAACCGCCTGATAAACACCTGTTACAAGCTCATTCGATTGATATGTCGAGTGGGCTTTTGGGATTCTTGATGACAACGTCAGGAGTGAATATGGCTCAAGATTGGATTTAG
- a CDS encoding GntR family transcriptional regulator, whose protein sequence is MSDHEKIYSKLLQTIVEHRLPPGARLPEDKLSEAFNVSRTGIRKVSAASGD, encoded by the coding sequence ATGTCTGATCACGAGAAGATTTATAGCAAATTATTGCAAACCATTGTTGAGCATCGGTTGCCTCCGGGCGCACGTTTACCGGAAGACAAACTCTCTGAGGCATTTAATGTCAGTCGTACCGGGATTCGCAAGGTTTCTGCAGCGTCTGGAGATTGA
- a CDS encoding GntR family transcriptional regulator, whose translation MSVVPGFARFLQRLEIERFVIIRPNKGAQVNVPSEKEANEVFDSRILVESELIPALLKHWDGQQSKRFSTMVEQEKQADSNNDLATSIQLTAKFHYELAALAGNSILAQLVEQLCYRSSLVIAAYGSRNSVGCDCGDHSDLIRILDDGEVAQAQAWMQNHLRHIKSSLHIEGKKNEEIDFQRLFSS comes from the coding sequence ATGTCAGTCGTACCGGGATTCGCAAGGTTTCTGCAGCGTCTGGAGATTGAGCGTTTTGTGATTATTCGTCCTAACAAAGGCGCGCAGGTGAACGTGCCGAGTGAGAAAGAAGCCAACGAAGTGTTTGACTCGCGTATTTTGGTGGAGTCAGAGCTGATTCCGGCGTTATTGAAACACTGGGACGGACAACAATCGAAGCGTTTCAGCACTATGGTCGAGCAGGAAAAGCAAGCGGACAGTAACAACGATCTTGCTACCTCTATTCAGTTAACGGCTAAATTTCATTACGAACTGGCTGCGCTGGCCGGCAATTCGATACTCGCCCAGCTGGTCGAGCAGCTCTGCTATCGCTCATCGCTGGTGATCGCCGCGTATGGCTCGCGCAACAGTGTCGGATGTGACTGTGGCGACCACAGTGATCTGATTCGTATTCTGGATGACGGCGAGGTGGCACAGGCGCAAGCCTGGATGCAGAATCATCTGCGCCATATCAAATCATCGCTGCATATTGAGGGTAAGAAAAACGAGGAAATTGATTTCCAGCGTTTGTTCTCCAGTTGA